The window CCTTAATCTGAAGAAcaattttagaagaaaactatcacttttaaaattaacttctcCTGCTAAtttgacaagaaaaataagCCTCTGCAAATAGCAAACCCCTCCAAATGGAAGAGTAATTACCTTAAATTAAGCcttatttctggtttaaaaaacaaaactaaacactcaaaaccaaaacaaaatgaaccCAAAAAAGTCcaaaatcccccccccccaaacaaccAATACAAAACCATCAACCACCCAATTCTAAAAGCATGGactggaaaggaaggaaaggaaggaaagggggaggaaaggaaaggaaggaaggaaggaagggaaggaagggagggaaggaaggaagggaaggaaggagggaaggaaggagggaaggaaggagggaaggagggagggaaggagggaaggaaggagggaaggagggagggagggaggaaggaaggaaggaaggaaggaaggaaggaaggaaggaaggaaggaaggaaggaaggaaggaaggaaggaaggaaggaaggaaggaaggaaggaaggaaggaaggaaggaaggaaggaaggaaggaaggaaggaaggaaggaaggaaggagaaggaaggaaggaaggaaggaaggaagaaggaaggaaggaaggaaggaaggaaggaaggaaggaaggaaggaaggaaggaaggaaaaggaggaaggaaaaggaaaaaaggaaaaaagggaaaaaaggaaaaaaggaaaaaaggagattAGAGAATCTGACAGATGTAAATAGCCTTAGAGGAGCCACTCTGTCCCAAGGCTTCTCTTAAGGGCAGTTTTTACACCAAAGAATCTGGTAGCCTCAGTGAAGAATGACATCACTTATTTATTgagccagagctgagctgttTTTTCAGACACTGAAATAACCTCATGCCACAATCATTACATTGTTGGCAAGTGGTAAAGATGTCCACTTAATTTAGGGGCTTGATAACCATGAAATAAGTAGATTTTATTCCTTAGTTTGAGAGTAAATATAAATTGCCTGAAGAGCCATGAATAAAAAGCTTGAGTCTCAAGGTTCGTTCTTCCAAACATCCTGATGTGGGAGTCTTCAGATCCATGACTTTTGACTTGTAACTTAGTCAAGGAGTTGTCTAAGTTAACTTAATCAAGGAGTTGGGGCTTGCAGGTTAAATGATGTTATTACCCTTATTACCCAAGCACAGACAAATGTTTCCACATCCTGGGTGCTGTGCAGATACATAAGAAAGGGATAATTTCAATCTAAAGTGCTAATTAGTGCTGAAATCGTGTGGCAACCCCACTGAGAGCAATGAGAAATCTGAGTAGCCCAtgtgtgacaaaaaaaaaggattcacATCACCTGGAAGAGCTACAATGGATGTTCATGCCACCAACATGACAGTGGCAGCCCCTGGGAGCTCCAGGGAGAAGCAGGGTGATGAGAATGACCCCCAGCTGAGTCGTGGGGTTGGTACTCTAGAAGCAAGGGATGCCAGCCAGAGGGATCTTGACAAGCTAGAGGGGAAAGTTTCATGAGGCCAAGCTGCAAAATCCTGCATCTGAGACTGCTGGGGGTtgtgagcagccctgcagagaaggacttggggatatTAATGGGTGAAAAACTTAATATTATTGAGTGGGCAATctgcacctgcagcccagaaggtCAACCATACCCTAGGGTCCATCCAAAGAGGCATGGCCAGAAGGTCAAAGGAGGTTTCCCCCCCCTTCTGCTCTGTTCTTATGGACTGtatccagctctggggtcccagCATAAGATGGACATGGAGCTCCTCTTGCAggtccagagcagggccacagATATGGTCAGGGGactgcagcacctctgctgctgagagagttggggtttttagcctagagaagagaaggctctgggggagACTTTATAGCTTCCTTCCAGCCTCCTTCAGGTTGTTGCAGCTCTACAACATTCAGTGCAAAAGCTGTTCCCATAATTCTAGGAACAGAAATGTCCATCCCTTTGTACATAATTGGGAAAAACTCTGTAGAATTGTCCTTTGTTGGCTCTAAGAGTGAAAGGGGAGCAGTTGCACTTTTTCCTATAACTAAATAATGTCAGCTGTGTTTGAGAGTTCTGCAACCCAtagtggctttttttaaaactgtgaatTACTTGGTGGCCTACTTGCCTAATAAGAGGAGTTTCAGTTTATTAAACTTTCAGGTTGCAGCTGCACAGGGTGTTCAATCCAAACCCAAGCTACATACAAATATCTTCTATGTTAATTTAGGATTTTTGAGACTGTTTACTATAGAAAAATTGTTCTGTGCTGCACTAATTTGAGTGAAACAAGCTAATTATAAGTTGATGTCATATGgctaaaaaaatacatgtttattctttcagtatttcatgATGCTGACTCTCTCAACTGCATTTGCAGAACACACACATGATGTGTTTTCTGGGCCCAGGGCTTCACTGGATGAAGTTAGCTTTTTATTGCTcaatttgtaattaaaaaaaattctttattgttCAGTTTGTAATTAAAAAGTTGAACCTCATGCAAAATCTTTGGGACTTTGTGGTTATCAGTAGGCTGTTTGTGCTGTTTTAAAGTTTATCTTTCACTGTATAATGGCAGGATTGTGTTTTTACcaggaacagaaataaagtaGGCACACTGACTGTTGTCAGTGAGTAGACTGAGCCAGTGTATACacaagttggaaaaaaaaacaggaaataaatgctCAAAGCTGCTTTGGAGGAATCATGAATATGGACTCTGCAGTATGAAAGTTGTTCAGCTTCTGGCAGGCAGCTGTCTCCAGCCAAGTGAAGGTAAATTCAGTGACTTGTTACTACCTCTAGTTTAgtaccacttaaaaaaaaaagaaaaaagggagtaaataataagtaaataaatatataaacccAAATGCTCAGCTTGATGAGAACCCACACGAGGGGTAGGGATGTTAATGTAGCAGTCTGTGGCTGTGGAACAAGCCACATCCcacattttgatttttccagCTCTTAGGAGAACATTAATGTTTCCTGTGCCTCTCCTGATAACATAAAGTGCAAAAGAGGGGATTGGAGGAGTGTGTTTCAGGAATAAGATTACAGAAGACCAAACATATCTGCAGAATACTCATCTAATCCACTTTTGACCTGTGGTAAGAAACCAGTGAGAAGCAACTTGTAAACAGGATGGGCGTTGAGTGGAAATACAGCAGTGTGAGTGCCTGAGGACTCCCTGGCCATTGGTGTTCTAGTAAAAGCCTTTTTAACATGCAAAGAACCAATCATTACATTGTAAGTCAGAAAACTGCAGGATTCTGAATGGCAGCTTAACAGCAGgacatttttgtgctttttgtagAAGAGAACTGTGTGGGAGgacttgggctttttttggaaGAGGACATCTTTAAGGTGAAACATTTGGGAGAAAGGTATTAGTGGTTCATTTGCAGCAGGCCCTGTACTCCTGAACTGCCTGGAATCCAGCATGAAGTCTCAGATTAATCATAGGAAGTCCTCCAGTTTATCACAGTCAACATTTAAAACCCAATATTCCAGTAACTTTAGATGCCAGTGGCACTGGAAACTTAACTTAAGAACCTACTTAAGAACCACTTGTAGCTGCTCATGGCAGTGTCTGAAAATGAAGCCTCAAATGCCAAATTCATAAAGTCAAAGATAAGCCTGATAAATGTCACAGGTCTGACAACTGTTTATATTGGGGTTTTATATGAAGAATCAAACAATAGTAGGGAAAGAACATCTTAGTTCTGGCTGTattgaaaaagcttttcatccTTAAAGCTGTATTGAAAGATCTGCATGCTATGTGCAGTCCAAGCTCAGATTTTCCCTAACTTTACTGGAAAATGCCTTTGTTTCTTAAAGAGCAAGgtctgaaaaataagaatggGCATAGTTCCACAATATCAAACTGTCAGAAAGTTTTAACTGTTTCTTGGCCTCACTTGCAAGGGGATTTCACACTTCTTTTTTGGTTTAGTCAGAGAAATCTGAAGCAATCAGATTTCAGTCAAGAGATCTTGGTGTTTCATAgacttcttgttttctttagcaGGTTTTAAGATATGACTGAACATCTGAAATATCACTGGGAGTAGGAGGGAAACTGAAATCAAGTGAGCTTCTTCCCTGGGGGAAGCAGAAATGAGAATATTGAAGTAGTTCTGAGCTCCACATCTTCCCAGAAAGACTTTTTCAAAGAGAATCATTGGAGCAAGAAGTCCCAGAATGGAATTTCTTTGGAGTTGTTACTGGTTGAGTAATCAGTGGGTTACTGGTTGAGAGTTAAGGACCCTAATATACTCTTTATCACAGAAATTGGAGTCAACATGCTGACTGTTCTGTAATCCCCTGGTTTTGTAGCAAATCAGCTTTATACTGTAACTGAAAATCAGTGAGTCTTCCTAGAATTATTcattttttctactttattaacagtgtatttaaaatttaaaataacagacCAATATTATTAAAGCACTATTACTTCTCATTCCATACAAGGGAAAACATTgcataaataatttctgagaaaaaaaataaatagttaatTCACTCTGCAACACATCATCTTTTCTCTAGAAGTTCTGGTCccacagaaaataattgtaaaatcTATTAAAATCACAAGTTTTTATGGTTATATGATTTCAGCAGAAACTCtacatagaagaaaaaacaacagtgaGGAACTCTCTTCATTCCAAACTGAATTATCTGATCCTAGGCTTAGCACTTCTAGAGGATATATACAGCAGGTAATGATTCACTTGCTAATAATATTGTTTAAtgtaaaaaacacaaacattacTGTGAATGTTGAGAAGCTAAGTTAAGGAAAGTTGCTGTCAAACTAAGACTTACCAAAGCTTCACATACCAAGTACTTTTTGAGAGGAATtcatgactttttaaaattagcagAGGCTCACTTTTAATGAAGAATCAGCACCTTACTCTCCCAACCTGGCTTGCACAGTCTTAATGCTACAAAGTGTGTGTATAATTCAGACTCTGCAGACTAGAAAATGTAAATTGAGATCTATAAGCTGATAGGAGGCATTTGTGTTCTAGGAAATAAGGAATAATAATTAGATTTTATGTCAAGTTATGCACATTGTTAGCTGTTTACAGAACAAACATCAGTGAGGTTATTTGGTTTGAGAGGAGCATCCATTTCTTAAATCTGCTCCACTTTGTACAATTTGTTTAATTGTTCCTAAAACAAATTGTCCCTAAAGCAAATTTGGGTTTAGTTGTCAAATCTCAGTTTTGAAGCTGTTGAACCTCCAGTCTGTTAAATGAAAGTGTGAAGTGGATTTTTCACACCATTGTTTTGAGAACACCAGTgccatgttttggtttttgtgttttagaGGAAACAACTGGGACATGAGAACATCTGCAGGAGATTCATTTCCCAACAATTTTACTGAAGTCACCAAAGATGGATAAAATCCCTGCTCTCACTAACTTTGTAGTACTCAGTCAGAGAGTTGTAACTCTCCTTGTGCTTCCCTAATGGCATGCTTGTCCTGCACTTAAAAATATGGGAAAGGGATCTCAGTGTTCTTTTCACATAAAGtaagtaaaatgttttctaacAAAGTGTGATTGTCACCACAACAGCTTCACTTTTCCTCTGCCACGCTGCTTCTACAAGCCACATGATTCCTGTGGATCTCCAAGGTGTACCTCTCCTCTTAGACAGAATTAAGGTTTTGCTACCTCCAGCTTGGTTTTACCTCTGTCTCTTATCAGACCATCACTGCTATAATCTGATAGATTTTGGACTATGTGAGCCTTTGTCCCAGCTTAGCAGAAGGACTCGGAACCTACTGCAGTCAGCACACGATGCTGTGGCCTCTTTAGTGCCATGTGGTAAAACCTCCAGCGCCGCACTCAAGAGCCACCTCCTAATAAGCATTTTCTAACTCGTGCTGATTAGATTTGCTGTTCCTGGCTCTGGACAGACGAGGTTTCTTGGTTTTCTGAGGCCTGACAGCTTCCTTCCCAAAGTCCTTCAGCTCAGACTGGTTGTGGTACCGGGTGTAGCGTTTGCATTTGCAGGAGGTGACAGCTCGGAATTTGTAAGTCCGAGTCTCTTCTCCAGGACAGGACATCTGGACCCGCTGCGTGCGGCTGTGAGCAGGGATGCAGCGATAATCCAGGGAGTTCTGACGCCACCACTTCCCTCTACCAATAGAATTGGGAAGGAGGTGTGAGGGGAGGCACTGCCCcgagcagagcagctccttgaCGGGTTTGATGCTGCGGCAAAGCCCCTCGGTGAGGTAACGCGTGGTTCGCAGTTCCCTGCAGCTGAACTCGGAAGCATCTGCAAACAAGAAACCCATTTAATTCCTCACCACTTGCCCTGAGTAAGCACTTTTCCATTCCTCAGCACGTTTATCTAGCTCTAAGCTAGATGCAAGCTGAACAGGAATGGCAGATTCACCTCCAAAGGCTCCTGAAAATGAGTATTTGACTGCTCTAGCAAATGTACAAATGTACGTTGTACAAATTCACATTATACAAATACAGATTTGTGCAATGTACAAATTGGTGAATAAAATCCTTCTCTTGCCACTAGGGAAATTGCACATCAGGGCTGTGCAGGTTTGCAGTGGAGTGTCAGAAATGTAACCCCAGCAACAGTGGTTTCGTGGGAAGTTCTGATAGGATTCTTCTGTTTGTATTTACCTGTCCCTGTTGCTCTTGTTTAACTTGTCTCCAGAGTTAAATTCCTTTGCAACAAAGAAGTGTTTCTGAAGTGATTTGTAACAGGTTAGGGGAATGAGCAGATTACAACAATGGTAAGGAATTCCTACTCCTTAGGCATTAGGTTCTCTAAGTTTACTGCTGTCTAAAATAACCCCACATCTCACATAAGTTCCTTCATATGGCTTGAAGCACCTTCTACATCATTAGGAACCTtgcagtgttttgggttttttttcctccctttttctcaATGCATAGCTACAGGCAAATGAAACATTAGGAAATACAAGATTTTTTAGCATTAAGGATTTATAAAAGCTTTCAAGTTGTGGTAACAGACTTTTTTTGAAGGTGTCACTTCTGCCAAGTGACAGGCTTGGCTAATTGACTTGTTTCAAAGACAcacagtttgttttttcaaataacTTTATCTAAAAGGTTAGTTTTAACTCAGAAAAGCTGTTTGCACTGGAAGTCCTCACAGGTCAGTTTACAAATAGCAGGCTGTGTCTTTTAGGCCCATTCTCATTGCTGAACACAAGGTGGTTCCCTTTTTAGTTCAACAGAAGAATTCTGGCCCTCAGTCATGAGTGATGGTTTTATACTTCTGTTGCAGGAGGTGCAGCAGGAAAACACGATTCCCTCCCAGTCATCCCCAGAAAAAGAAGCCTGGATCTGCAGTCCCCAGCAGTGGAAAATGTAAGTTTGATTTACTGCTCTGTGCATTTGGTAGCCAAATATGTCAGTCTGGAGAACAAATACGTCAGAACAAATATATCTGTTTGCCAGCAGAGCAGTTCCTTAAAACCCACCTTTCTCTGGTCCTAACTCCCTATCTTCCACCTCTTCTCACAAAGCTTTTGTTTGGCATTGCTGCTAATATTGAATATCTGACCAAATGCAGGGAAATATGGCAATGCTCTCTTATGGATTGGAGTTGTGTCTGCAGAACAGGAATAATATTGTAGTACCCAAGGACTGTTCAGCAGTAGATAGACCAGATTTCTCATCACTAAAGTCTGGTATATCCCTTCTGATATTTACTTTGATACTGCTTCAACAGTAAATGTCATTCCCTGTCACTTACAGCATGAGGTCCATACCTAGAGGTTTTCCTAAATAAACATCCCAACCTGTTAGGATTCAAATAGTAACAAGgatgttatttttcttaccGTTTGGATCTGGAGTTTGTTGTATGTGTCTTCCTCCATGCTTTGCTTGGTTCATGGTGTTGTTGCTGAACATTGGCTCCATTGGTGTTTCTGTGTTCTCAGTGATCTCAGGAATTATTTCTGTAGcatcatttttaaatatttgccaCCCTTCCACAGATCGAAATGCAATTTGTATCAAGACACAGACAGAGCACACAGCCCAAGAGATCTGCATGGTGGCAGCTCACAGATCAGCTTCCCAGTAGCCTGACAGGTCTCAAATCCCAGCCAAAGGCACATTATTCCccctttttaaaatccttttcagATCCAAGCCAGCCAATGACTATACAAAGTGGGAAGGGCCAGACAACAACTCATTCATCTCAGCTTTTGTCTGTGTGACATAAAACGGGTGTGTGGGGGTGGGTGAGTGACAATGTTCTACGATTTCTACCTAGAAACTTCTCATATGCACTTAATTTTTGAGCCTGGCAAGAATGGTGATTGACAAGACTGGGATGAATTACAACCTACCAAGTCTTTAATAATATCTTTTTCTAACAATTCTATAACTTAAATCTGCTTCTACTTTCCATATCTGAATCTTGACAGTTGTCTTTCCAGAAGGTTCTtcatacttttaatttttaactgttctttctcttccccctcccctttgcacccagtttaaaataaatctagAAACTGTGGCTCGGGAGTTGCACTTTTAAGTCTCTGCAGGCAAGTGACTTGCAGGGGGAGTagtgttcttttttcctttacaaaacaAGGAGCTTGACATTTTGTTTCACAAAGGTATTGGAAGAAACAGGCAAGAGCTCCTTTTCAAAATGAgctttgtttagtttttcttaAGCAATAGGGTATTTAGGAATATGTTAGGGTCAACAGCCAGGATTATAATAGAATGGAAATGGTTGGAAGGATACATCATGCTTTTTGGTATCTTCTTTCTCACATTTTTAGCACTTAAACCCCAAACATTTGTACATGCTTTAAATTAATTGCATATTACTATTTCTGCTGCCATTCTGCACAAGTGTTGAATATAGGACATGTGCTTACTTTAAACACAAGAATATGACCAGACTAATTCCCATTTATTATGAAACCACTTAAGAAGAATTTAAGACCTTATGTCTAGGGCACCTATGTCCATTCATGTgccatgttttaaaatattacccACAGTGGCATTCTTCCTTGTAAAAATAAGATGGTAATGCTGAtgcttgcagtattttttttgtctcaagaCCACATGCACTTTGATGTTATTTGCAAATGATGTCAGGCTAAACACATTAATGAGGAAGCATCTCAGCTTTATGTAAGTGAACTGCTGAAGTAAAATGTTTGCTTAAAGCAGTAGAGTGATGTACTACTGCAATACTTTTCACAAACATctcctgaaaatatttcctgtagAAGACATTCAGAAGTGATTCACTCTCTGATTTCCCCTACTCCTATAAAACTCAGAACCAAAGGCTTGCATTGCATTCTGACAGTTTCACTGACCTGGCATGAAAAGCAGTTGTCTCCAAATGTAAAATGGAGATGTGTTCTTGGTGCAGCCTTGATGAGGCACTGATCAGTCACACTGGTGGCTTGTCTCCTTCAGTGGGAAGACAGGAATACATGAAATGTGCACAACAGAATTGTTCAGGGATGGAATGATGACTGTCTGGTGAAGAATAACAAGCCTACAGCTCCATCTGGTGAGTCAGCTAGCCAGTGACCTTGGCatactggaattaaaaaaacccaaaacaacccaacaaacaacaacccaaTACGTGCTTTATTCCCAGTATTTATTTGCAGAATAATAGATACTAATTAAGCACTAATTCTCATGAACAAATCCTTAAGGATACCTCTGagatctgttctttttttttcagttttactcaTTGGTGAAGCCCAGAAAGTAATTTTAGAAGAAACCTCTGTGCTCTGTACTTAGTGAGATTCCATTAGATAGTCCCTCTGTGCTAAAAGCATTACAGTAAATTCACAGAACTAATTTacaaaaaagggaggggaaaaaaatcctgcttctAGTTCTAGCATCATCTATTTAACAAGTTCTGGACAACAGAAGAGATCTCAAtgagaatatttaaatattttcaggagtGACTAATGCAGCATTCACTTATATAATATTTCCTGGTTTTACCTTTGCTCCAGAGTAGCATGGATACAACACCTGTGAAGATTGTAGTCTCTGCTGCAGGACCAGAGGATGAAAAAAGCACtcagaaaatggtatttttgctttcaatcttaatttttatttataaacttCTTTCCTGTGTTTATGCAATGGCTGAGAAAGATTTAGCTCAGCATGAGCAGAAGGTCAGTTTAGTTTTACATGGATCATAATTTTATCTATCTGGACTTCCTTCATTGTCCCCTGCTATAAAATGCTAATAGCTTCTTGCCTCCactcttcttccctctccaaCTTCAATAGTTCTCTAGGACAAAAAATccaagctttttcttttattgtgcTGGATTTGACATGGTAAGAGACCACTGTTAGATAGATGCATATTTTACAGAGACCCCCATCCCTTCTTCAGAGTGCTATCACACAAAAAATACCACACTGCTATTCAGGGCAGTTTTTccaaaaaaatagttttaaaaatgccattCCAATTCACATGGTTGTAAGGAACATCTCACAGCAAAGGGTACCTGTGCAGTAATTTCATAATAACAAAAGGCAGAGCTAgaaatgctttcatttctgAGCCACCTGTCACTAACTCAGAACAGGGTACACAGTCATGGAgctcagtttttaaaatcttcacCCTCATATACAGAATGCTTGTTAAATCAGTTTTGTTGTATACTGAGATAAATGGGCCAGAGAAACATTGAAGTTGCCACTAGAAGTGAGCAGTGTCCTGTGAATGACAAGAACATCTTGAATATAAGAACAAATTCCTGTGTGTCTtgagttttcagtattttctggtACTGACTGACACAAAACTATCACCATAAAGCAAACAGACTCAGTTTTAATAAACCattctgattttattctaaCAGTTAAAAGCCTTCTTACAATTCATGGAAGAGATTACCTTTCCAATGGACTGGAATTTTTGAGTTCTAAGTAACAGGTCAAAGACAAAGTGCATGGCacattaattattctttttttcttgtacagaTAGGTGATGCAGGGACACATGCTGTGAGATGAGATAGAAAAGAAGTGTCAAGGTCCATAGCAAACAGGATGATTTATAAATAAGAATGAAGTATGAAAAAGCCAGTATAGTAAAAAAGATAAGACCAGTACTCCTATTCCCTGAGCTACACAGCATGATATTAATAACTAGGAATTTTGAAGAAGCAATTACTTAATACTGATATAGTATGATAAAGCAAACAGGTTTGTAATTAGCCAATGAAATAGACCACTGCTGGTTAGTAGTGATTCAAAACAGAACTAAAGACTATGTAGAATTTTCCCCAGTTGTCCCTTTAAaggacagagaagagaaaaagctacTTGATTTGGCAGTTCCCACCTTgtacaagaaaacagaaataagcCTGGTCTTCAACCAGAACAATCACCTATGgagtttaatttcattaaaatattttagctcTATAGAACTCTTCTTCCCCCCAGTCACACAACCCTAACAACTGAAGTAAAACAATTTGTGTCCTTTGAGATTTTTGATTACTGAACTGAATATATGAAACTAGATCTGGACATACAGGTGTTATAATACAATagtgtttctgttttaaatagttttaagATTTTCAGTCTAGAACTACATTAAAGCACAGGTAAAAAGAAATGCACACATTTCGGGTTCTGTTTAAGCAGCAATTCTGAATTTGCAGTGGGAGATCCTTTGCATTAAGAGTGCTGTAACTCACAGGCACACATTTACACATAAATCAGGCATACCATAACCAGAGCTCCCTCTCCCAACATTGCAATGACTGTTTTCATCTGGATGTCAAGGAGACAAAGACATCATATGTTTCCTATTCCATGTGGTACATAACAATGCTCATTTCTATGTAATGATAACATGCAAGCAATCTAAAAAGTGAGTGTATTTCTGCAAACTACTTTGTAAGCACACCTGTGCTGCCCTACTGGAAGCAAGGTGCAATTGTGCTCATTCCATGTTATGTTAATCAACAGTGATaatgaagaagggagagagacacTGTAATTCAATACAAGCCTCAGAAGCTGTTATGTTCTGATGCTTTTGAATTTACCATCTATACAGTACAAGCACTCATAAATGCagacattatttcttttttgctcaAGTTTTTTCCTCAACATTTGctcttgacatttttttcttgcatgacttcaaagcaaaaaatagGAGCCTTTCATACCAGACTATTTCATGTCAATCACAACAGCAAGAGGTACAAATATTCTTGGAAAGACAGTGTGCATCAAGATTGAGCTCTGAATGGCTTCACTACCACACACTGTGGATTGCAGAAATCCACACTGAACACAACACTGCATTCTCTTCATTTTATGAGCAAGTGCATTTTTGCCTTTGTATATCTGCTTCTCCATTGCTTGAAGTTCCTACACTCAAACTTTAGGCATCTAAATACAATACAGTACTTCAGGTAAGGGCAAGTAGAGAGATGTGCTGAGGCCCTCCAAAAGTGGTGCCTTACAAGTACCACACTCCATGGCAATGGGAACCATTCTGCAGTTGGCAGGGGGCTCTGAAATACATGTGTAAAAAACTATTATCACTGGCTTTAGCCCTCTAAAAACACATGTTTATTGCAGCAGCTCCAAACACTGACACAATTTTGTGCCATTTTGAAAGACAGACCCAGAATTTGAGAACAATCCTTTCACAAGACAAGAGCAGGAACGGTGTCTCCCTCACCTGAGGTGATTTAGCGTAGTTGTTGGGGGTTGGGAATCTA of the Calypte anna isolate BGI_N300 chromosome 27, bCalAnn1_v1.p, whole genome shotgun sequence genome contains:
- the SOST gene encoding sclerostin — protein: MQISWAVCSVCVLIQIAFRSVEGWQIFKNDATEIIPEITENTETPMEPMFSNNTMNQAKHGGRHIQQTPDPNDASEFSCRELRTTRYLTEGLCRSIKPVKELLCSGQCLPSHLLPNSIGRGKWWRQNSLDYRCIPAHSRTQRVQMSCPGEETRTYKFRAVTSCKCKRYTRYHNQSELKDFGKEAVRPQKTKKPRLSRARNSKSNQHELENAY